One genomic window of Pirellulales bacterium includes the following:
- a CDS encoding SemiSWEET family transporter, with the protein MFHDLAAFLFDPSVVGWWALIVTVLYSICGMPAQIWNNFKNRHTVRPSLLFGVSIAATFNSWVWYGYVKGDTYVFGSNCPGAICAVVLLLQALFYRPRQ; encoded by the coding sequence ATGTTTCACGATCTTGCTGCATTTCTTTTTGATCCGTCCGTCGTGGGGTGGTGGGCGTTGATCGTGACGGTGCTCTATTCAATTTGCGGGATGCCGGCCCAGATTTGGAACAATTTCAAGAATCGCCATACGGTACGGCCGTCGTTGCTGTTTGGCGTGTCCATTGCCGCCACTTTCAACAGTTGGGTGTGGTACGGCTATGTAAAGGGGGACACGTATGTGTTCGGATCGAATTGCCCCGGAGCGATTTGTGCGGTAGTACTCCTCTTGCAAGCCCTGTTTTACCGCCCCCGCCAGTGA
- a CDS encoding sterol desaturase family protein codes for MDTLVDNVLGSGTNYVTLAVPFFFLLIGLELVAGLVERKRLYRLNDSINDLSCGIVDQILGLFLNVLLLASYLYLFEHFRMLEIADASPAAKWVAAIGLLFGVDFCFYWFHRIAHEYASPWATHVVHHQSEEYNLSVALRQSALESCFAWVFYLPLAVIGFPPVWFVAMKGINLLYQFWIHTEAIDRLGPLEWVMNTPSHHRVHHARNPKYLDKNYAGMFIIWDRLFGTFQLEEEQPVYGITKPLQSWNPLWANLHSWADLAHDAWHAPRWQDKIRIWFMPLGWTPPGLPERPRAQEVTRADVKKYDPYVPWPLTAYVLVHFLVVLVVGVVVLLLGDDHAPLVSIAPAAAFILWSLANFGGIMERRGWAFVAEIARLIALPLVAAQLTDNETWRLDAWRFAALTASISLTCISVMWLVGTRRQFATVNAIPAQSST; via the coding sequence ATGGACACGCTCGTCGACAACGTTCTCGGTTCCGGCACCAATTACGTCACTCTGGCAGTGCCGTTTTTCTTTCTGCTGATCGGTCTGGAACTAGTGGCGGGCCTGGTCGAGCGCAAACGTCTCTACCGCCTCAACGACTCGATCAACGATCTGAGCTGCGGCATCGTGGATCAGATCCTGGGGTTGTTTCTGAACGTGCTGCTGTTGGCCAGCTACTTGTACCTGTTCGAGCATTTCCGGATGCTAGAGATCGCCGATGCCTCGCCGGCTGCCAAATGGGTGGCGGCGATCGGCTTGTTGTTCGGAGTCGATTTCTGCTTCTACTGGTTTCATCGCATCGCGCACGAGTATGCCTCTCCTTGGGCGACGCACGTCGTGCATCATCAGAGCGAGGAATACAACCTTTCGGTCGCGCTGCGCCAAAGTGCGCTCGAGAGCTGCTTTGCCTGGGTGTTCTACCTTCCGCTGGCCGTGATCGGGTTTCCGCCCGTCTGGTTCGTCGCCATGAAGGGGATCAACCTGCTCTACCAGTTCTGGATCCACACCGAAGCCATCGACCGGCTGGGCCCATTGGAATGGGTCATGAATACGCCGTCTCACCATCGTGTACACCATGCCCGCAATCCAAAATATCTCGACAAGAACTACGCTGGCATGTTCATTATCTGGGATCGCTTGTTCGGCACCTTCCAGCTGGAAGAAGAGCAACCCGTCTATGGCATCACCAAGCCGCTACAGAGTTGGAATCCCTTGTGGGCCAATCTGCACTCTTGGGCCGATCTCGCACACGACGCCTGGCATGCGCCGCGCTGGCAGGACAAGATTCGCATCTGGTTCATGCCGCTGGGCTGGACCCCGCCTGGCCTGCCCGAACGGCCGCGGGCCCAGGAGGTCACCCGGGCGGACGTCAAGAAATATGATCCCTACGTGCCATGGCCACTTACAGCATATGTCCTTGTCCATTTCCTGGTCGTGCTGGTGGTGGGTGTGGTCGTTTTATTGCTCGGCGATGATCACGCGCCGCTCGTATCAATCGCTCCGGCAGCGGCGTTCATATTGTGGTCTCTGGCGAATTTCGGCGGGATCATGGAGCGCCGTGGCTGGGCTTTTGTCGCCGAGATCGCGCGCCTGATCGCATTGCCCCTGGTCGCGGCACAATTGACTGATAATGAGACGTGGAGATTGGATGCTTGGAGATTCGCGGCACTGACGGCGTCGATCAGCTTGACTTGCATCTCGGTCATGTGGCTTGTGGGCACTCGCCGACAGTTCGCCACGGTGAATGCAATCCCCGCGCAATCCTCGACGTAA
- a CDS encoding tetratricopeptide repeat protein — MSAKTRTKAKSNAARSVPRKDADSPSYWLPWAWAGVLLLFALIAYSHAIGCGFIWDDDYYVEANETLHSIDGLRRIWFEPGAVPQYYPLVHTTFWVEYHLWGLHPAGYHLVNVLLHATGAVLLWRLLARLGLPGAWLAAAIFAVHPVEVESVAWITERKNVLSAVFALAAILAYLQFSPPETVNDGATQPLTAPRWRAYFLAFVLFVAALLSKTVAVSVPAVLLVILWWKRGKISWRDLTLLGPFFVIGIALALVTVTMEKNTVGAVGAAWDLSFVGRCLIAGHALWFYAGKLLWPVGLNFFYPRWDINTHDLWQYVYPAAALAVLLGLWLARGRVGRGPLAAVLIFAGVLVPALGFFNVYPFRYSFVADHFQYHASMALIALMAAIATIGWRRLGDSSRWLGALTAAAVLIVSGVLTWQRTFVYDDQLTLFTDVVARDPKSWIGHNNLGTLYLQKDVPQGIAHLSIALQLQPTYTETHIAFAAALAEIGECQRAIELLEQALAVPDVPQSRRALACNSLAWILATCRDERHRDPQRAVAMAEEAVHLAPDVGALQGTLGAALYRAGDLAKATEALEKSVKANGGYSADRFFLAMINEKLGNHEEALRFYREGVMWRQQHEPQSAEALRIEAEAAKAIRPTP, encoded by the coding sequence CCGACAGTCCCTCGTATTGGCTACCCTGGGCCTGGGCAGGCGTGTTGCTGCTGTTCGCCTTGATCGCGTACTCGCATGCGATCGGCTGCGGTTTCATTTGGGATGACGATTACTACGTCGAAGCCAACGAGACGCTGCACTCGATTGACGGACTGCGGCGCATCTGGTTCGAGCCGGGCGCGGTACCGCAATACTATCCGCTGGTCCATACGACGTTCTGGGTCGAATATCACCTGTGGGGTTTACACCCTGCGGGCTATCATCTGGTGAATGTGTTGCTGCACGCCACGGGCGCCGTGCTGTTGTGGCGGCTTCTCGCGCGGCTTGGTTTGCCGGGCGCTTGGTTGGCGGCAGCCATCTTTGCTGTCCACCCGGTCGAAGTCGAAAGTGTCGCCTGGATCACCGAGCGCAAGAATGTTCTCTCGGCCGTGTTTGCACTGGCCGCGATTCTGGCCTATTTGCAGTTCTCTCCCCCCGAGACGGTGAACGACGGCGCAACACAGCCCCTAACGGCGCCTCGCTGGCGGGCGTACTTCCTGGCATTTGTACTGTTCGTGGCGGCGCTATTGAGCAAGACGGTTGCGGTTTCTGTGCCGGCTGTGCTGTTGGTGATCCTGTGGTGGAAGCGAGGGAAGATTTCCTGGCGCGATCTAACGCTATTGGGGCCGTTTTTCGTCATCGGAATCGCGCTAGCCCTGGTCACTGTGACGATGGAAAAGAATACCGTGGGCGCGGTCGGTGCGGCCTGGGACTTGAGCTTTGTCGGCAGATGCCTGATCGCGGGGCATGCGCTGTGGTTTTACGCGGGCAAACTCTTATGGCCGGTGGGGCTGAACTTCTTCTACCCACGCTGGGACATCAACACACATGACCTGTGGCAATACGTCTATCCGGCGGCAGCGTTGGCTGTGTTGTTGGGCTTGTGGCTGGCGCGAGGACGAGTCGGGCGCGGCCCGCTGGCGGCGGTGCTGATTTTTGCGGGCGTGCTGGTGCCGGCGTTGGGTTTCTTCAATGTCTATCCGTTCCGCTACTCATTCGTGGCCGATCATTTTCAATATCACGCCAGCATGGCGCTGATCGCGCTTATGGCGGCGATTGCCACTATCGGCTGGCGGCGGCTGGGGGACTCGTCTCGATGGCTCGGCGCACTCACGGCCGCGGCAGTTTTGATCGTGTCGGGCGTGCTCACCTGGCAGCGCACGTTTGTCTACGACGATCAACTGACGCTGTTCACCGACGTCGTCGCACGCGATCCCAAAAGCTGGATCGGGCACAACAATCTCGGCACACTCTATTTGCAAAAAGACGTACCGCAGGGAATCGCTCACCTCAGCATTGCCCTGCAACTTCAGCCGACCTATACCGAGACGCACATCGCGTTCGCCGCGGCATTGGCCGAAATCGGAGAGTGCCAGCGCGCGATTGAATTGCTCGAACAGGCGCTGGCAGTGCCCGACGTTCCGCAATCGCGGCGTGCTCTCGCCTGCAACAGCCTGGCCTGGATCTTGGCGACTTGTCGAGACGAGCGGCATCGCGATCCGCAACGGGCCGTGGCGATGGCGGAAGAGGCCGTGCACTTGGCCCCCGACGTTGGCGCTTTGCAAGGGACGCTCGGCGCCGCGCTGTACCGAGCCGGTGATCTGGCAAAGGCGACCGAGGCCCTCGAGAAATCCGTAAAGGCGAACGGGGGCTACAGCGCCGATCGATTCTTTCTGGCCATGATCAACGAAAAACTGGGGAACCACGAAGAGGCATTGCGGTTTTATCGCGAGGGCGTCATGTGGCGCCAGCAGCATGAACCACAAAGCGCCGAAGCATTGCGCATCGAGGCCGAAGCGGCCAAGGCTATACGGCCAACTCCCTGA